A genomic region of Streptomyces sp. R33 contains the following coding sequences:
- a CDS encoding glycerophosphodiester phosphodiesterase family protein, whose translation MTHVRLRHPYLDHPAPIPFAHRGGAADGLENTAAAFRRAADAGYRYFETDVHATADGKLVAFHDSTLDRVTDGQGRIAELTWSKVREVRVAGTEPLPLFEELLEEFPDARWNIDVKSESALHPLVNLIARAGVWDRVCVGSFSESRVARAQKIAGPRLATSYGVRGVLGLRLRSYAIPAALRVGAVAAQVPETQAGIRVVDRRFVRTAHERGLQVHVWTVNEPERMEALLDLGVDGIMTDRIDILRTVLDRRGAWA comes from the coding sequence GTGACGCACGTACGCCTTCGCCATCCGTATCTGGACCACCCCGCTCCGATCCCCTTCGCGCATCGGGGAGGTGCCGCGGACGGGCTGGAGAACACCGCCGCGGCCTTCCGGCGGGCCGCCGATGCGGGCTACCGGTACTTCGAGACCGATGTGCACGCCACCGCCGACGGGAAGCTCGTCGCGTTCCACGACTCCACGCTCGACCGGGTCACCGACGGGCAGGGCCGGATCGCCGAGCTGACCTGGAGCAAGGTCCGCGAGGTCCGGGTGGCGGGCACCGAGCCGCTGCCGCTGTTCGAGGAGCTCCTGGAGGAGTTCCCCGACGCCCGCTGGAACATCGACGTCAAGTCCGAGTCGGCCCTGCATCCCCTGGTCAATCTGATCGCCCGGGCGGGCGTCTGGGACCGGGTGTGCGTGGGCTCCTTCTCGGAGAGCCGGGTGGCCCGCGCCCAGAAGATCGCCGGACCCCGGCTGGCGACCTCGTACGGGGTGCGCGGGGTGCTCGGGCTGCGGCTGCGCTCGTACGCGATCCCGGCGGCGCTGCGGGTCGGGGCGGTGGCGGCGCAGGTTCCGGAGACGCAGGCGGGCATCCGTGTGGTCGACCGGCGGTTCGTGCGCACGGCGCACGAGCGGGGACTCCAGGTGCACGTCTGGACCGTGAACGAACCGGAACGTATGGAGGCTCTCCTTGACCTGGGAGTCGATGGCATCATGACCGACCGGATCGACATCTTGCGCACGGTGCTGGACCGCCGCGGGGCCTGGGCCTGA
- a CDS encoding PLP-dependent aminotransferase family protein, with the protein MAEWTSAVGAAQLARLITSQQERPGVPGARKLPAYRNLADGIRLLVLEGRVPVAARLPAERELAVSLSLSRTTVAAAYEALRGEGFLESRRGAGSWTSVPAGNPLPARGLEPLPPESLGSMIDLGCAALPAPEPWLTKAVQGALEELPPYAHTHGDYPAGLPALRGMLADRYTERGIPTMPEQIMVTTGAMGAIDAICSLFAGRGERIAVESPSYANILQLMRAAGVRLVPVAMADGLAGWDMTVWRQVLRDAAPRLAYVVADFHNPTGALASDEQRRAMVEAARSAGTVLVADETMAELQLDPALEMPRPVCSFDPSGSTVITVGSASKAFWAGMRIGWVRAAPDVIRSLVAARAYADLGTPVLEQLAVNWLMRTGGWAEAVEIRRDQARENRDALVAAVRRELPDWEFEVPQGGLTLWARAGGLSGSRLAEVGERVGVRVPSGPRFGVDGAFEGYVRLPFTVGGPVAEEAAVRLAAAARLVGTGAGGSGAEPPRTFVA; encoded by the coding sequence ATGGCAGAGTGGACCTCGGCGGTGGGTGCCGCACAGCTCGCCCGTCTCATCACCTCCCAGCAGGAGCGGCCCGGTGTCCCCGGGGCGCGGAAGCTGCCCGCCTACCGCAACCTCGCCGACGGCATCCGGCTGCTCGTCCTCGAAGGCCGCGTCCCCGTCGCCGCCCGGCTGCCCGCCGAACGGGAGCTCGCCGTCTCCCTCTCCCTCTCCCGCACCACCGTCGCCGCCGCGTACGAGGCCCTGCGCGGGGAGGGCTTCCTGGAGTCCCGGCGCGGCGCCGGCAGCTGGACCTCCGTACCGGCCGGGAACCCGCTGCCCGCCCGGGGGCTGGAACCGCTGCCGCCCGAGTCCCTCGGCTCGATGATCGACCTCGGCTGCGCCGCGCTCCCGGCCCCCGAGCCCTGGCTCACCAAGGCCGTACAGGGCGCCCTCGAAGAGCTCCCCCCGTACGCGCACACCCACGGGGACTACCCCGCCGGGCTGCCCGCCCTGCGGGGGATGCTCGCCGACCGCTACACCGAGCGCGGCATCCCCACGATGCCCGAGCAGATCATGGTCACCACCGGCGCGATGGGCGCCATCGACGCCATCTGCAGCCTCTTCGCCGGCCGCGGAGAGCGGATCGCCGTCGAATCCCCCTCCTACGCCAACATCCTCCAGCTCATGCGCGCCGCCGGCGTCCGGCTCGTGCCCGTCGCGATGGCCGACGGCCTGGCCGGCTGGGACATGACCGTGTGGCGCCAGGTACTGCGCGACGCCGCGCCCCGCCTCGCCTACGTCGTCGCCGACTTCCACAACCCCACCGGCGCGCTGGCCTCGGACGAGCAGCGCCGCGCCATGGTGGAGGCCGCCCGCTCGGCCGGCACCGTACTCGTCGCCGACGAGACCATGGCCGAGCTCCAGCTGGACCCGGCGCTGGAGATGCCCCGCCCGGTCTGCTCCTTCGACCCGTCCGGCTCCACCGTGATCACCGTCGGCTCCGCCAGCAAGGCCTTCTGGGCCGGCATGCGGATCGGCTGGGTCCGCGCGGCACCCGACGTCATCCGCAGCCTGGTCGCGGCGCGCGCGTACGCCGACCTCGGCACACCGGTGCTCGAGCAGCTCGCGGTCAACTGGCTGATGCGGACCGGCGGCTGGGCGGAGGCCGTGGAGATCCGCCGCGACCAGGCCCGCGAGAACCGGGACGCGCTGGTCGCCGCGGTGCGCCGGGAGCTGCCCGACTGGGAGTTCGAGGTGCCGCAGGGCGGGCTGACCCTGTGGGCCCGCGCCGGCGGCCTGTCCGGATCCCGGCTGGCCGAGGTGGGGGAGCGGGTCGGCGTACGGGTCCCCTCGGGGCCGCGGTTCGGCGTCGACGGGGCCTTCGAGGGCTACGTCCGGCTGCCGTTCACCGTCGGCGGGCCCGTGGCCGAGGAGGCCGCGGTCCGCCTCGCGGCGGCCGCCCGCCTGGTCGGCACGGGCGCGGGCGGCAGCGGCGCCGAACCCCCGCGCACGTTCGTCGCGTAG
- a CDS encoding ankyrin repeat domain-containing protein codes for MSEHEPTEGGSQGAPDEDVIELATKIFDLARQGETETLTAYLDAGVPANLTNDRGDTLVMLAAYHGHAATVTALLARGAEADRANDRGQTPLAGAVFKGEEAVIRALLAGGADPTAGTPSAVDTARMFAKADLLELFGAN; via the coding sequence ATGAGCGAGCACGAGCCCACCGAGGGCGGCTCCCAGGGCGCTCCCGACGAGGACGTCATCGAACTGGCCACCAAGATCTTCGACCTCGCCCGCCAGGGCGAGACCGAGACGCTCACCGCGTACCTCGACGCCGGAGTACCGGCCAACCTCACCAACGACCGCGGTGACACCCTCGTCATGCTGGCCGCGTACCACGGCCACGCCGCCACCGTCACGGCCCTGCTGGCCCGCGGCGCCGAGGCCGACCGCGCCAATGACCGCGGCCAGACCCCGCTCGCCGGCGCCGTCTTCAAGGGCGAGGAAGCCGTCATCCGCGCCCTGCTCGCCGGAGGCGCGGACCCGACGGCCGGAACCCCCTCCGCCGTGGACACCGCCCGCATGTTCGCCAAGGCGGACCTGCTGGAACTCTTCGGAGCCAACTAG
- a CDS encoding HEAT repeat domain-containing protein yields the protein MFEPVIAPSGTLLGLLQRGRGDGTLHALAAPRTEALAALNQCVVSDPRQDWQVENRSLYYARLYLDLDGPLGEIESHLFSADDLVDDTDHRTGLALSVLGHLASYGRDDALMLLRRYAASGANWAWALDELALRDDDEGLRSLATPVLARFPATAEGEARLAAAVRDAYEPRPWCLWEESPEYGDRLRAARQQGSFDRWQRQLTPNGPRPGWGVQAVFDWAADGLRRGTPLHVPAARCLAAVAAPEDRSAILAAAAGAAGEAARATALHHLVLAEPENPAVLDLIEAAGDEPAVAAYERMCGPAAVDRARQWVHRPDALGAAAAALLAARGAAEDTGLVLGALRSTVRGSGPDAQRLFALVDGAGRLSIGCAAPVLRHIYRETASSHLRGRAARALASTDPSFAAGFAVECLWDCEETTREVAARHAETADARVAPRLRRLASDPAEEEDVQSAVRSRIAPESAV from the coding sequence ATGTTCGAACCAGTCATAGCGCCAAGCGGCACCCTGCTCGGGCTCCTCCAGCGGGGCCGCGGCGACGGCACGCTGCACGCCCTTGCGGCGCCCCGCACGGAGGCCCTCGCGGCCCTCAACCAGTGCGTGGTCAGCGATCCGCGCCAGGACTGGCAGGTCGAGAACCGCTCGCTGTACTACGCACGCCTGTACCTGGACCTCGACGGCCCCCTCGGCGAGATCGAGAGCCACCTCTTCAGCGCCGACGACCTCGTCGACGACACGGACCACCGGACCGGACTCGCCCTGTCCGTCCTGGGCCACCTGGCCTCGTACGGCCGCGACGACGCGCTCATGCTGCTGCGCCGCTACGCCGCCTCCGGCGCCAACTGGGCCTGGGCCCTCGACGAGCTCGCCCTGCGCGACGACGACGAGGGGCTGCGCAGCCTCGCCACGCCCGTCCTCGCCAGATTCCCGGCCACCGCCGAGGGCGAGGCGCGGCTGGCCGCCGCCGTCCGCGACGCGTACGAGCCCCGGCCGTGGTGCCTGTGGGAAGAGTCACCGGAGTACGGCGACCGCCTGCGCGCAGCCCGCCAGCAAGGCTCCTTCGACCGCTGGCAGCGCCAGCTCACCCCGAACGGCCCCCGGCCCGGCTGGGGCGTACAGGCCGTCTTCGACTGGGCCGCCGACGGGCTGCGCCGCGGCACCCCGCTGCACGTGCCCGCCGCACGCTGTCTCGCCGCCGTCGCCGCACCCGAGGACCGCTCCGCGATCCTCGCCGCCGCCGCCGGCGCCGCGGGCGAGGCCGCCCGGGCCACCGCCCTGCACCACCTGGTCCTCGCCGAGCCGGAGAACCCGGCCGTGCTGGACCTCATCGAAGCCGCCGGGGACGAGCCCGCCGTGGCCGCCTACGAGCGCATGTGCGGCCCCGCGGCCGTCGACCGGGCCCGGCAGTGGGTCCACCGCCCCGACGCGCTGGGCGCGGCCGCAGCCGCCCTCCTGGCCGCCCGGGGCGCAGCCGAGGACACCGGACTCGTCCTGGGCGCCCTCCGCTCCACCGTCCGCGGCTCGGGCCCGGACGCCCAGCGGCTGTTCGCCCTGGTCGACGGGGCGGGCCGGCTCTCCATCGGCTGCGCGGCACCGGTGCTGCGCCACATCTACCGCGAGACGGCCTCGTCCCACCTGCGCGGGCGCGCGGCGCGCGCCCTGGCCAGCACGGACCCGTCCTTCGCGGCCGGCTTCGCCGTCGAATGCCTCTGGGACTGCGAGGAGACCACCCGCGAGGTGGCGGCCCGCCACGCGGAAACGGCGGACGCCCGCGTAGCGCCGAGGCTCCGCAGGCTGGCGTCGGACCCGGCGGAGGAAGAGGACGTCCAGTCGGCCGTCCGCAGCCGCATCGCGCCGGAGTCGGCGGTGTAG
- a CDS encoding biotin-dependent carboxyltransferase family protein, translated as MSGAALEVLRAGALTTVQDLGRPGYAHLGVPRSGALDTGAHGLANRLLGNPPEAAALETTLDGVGLRALTPVTVAVTGAPCAVRVSGRAVAWGAPVRLRAGAELEVGRAESGVRSYVAVRGGFAVPPVLGSRSTDLLSGLGPAVLSAGTKLPVGPPGPDPVSGADALRVPGAPTELVLPLRLGPRADWFEPASLAALWRAEFRVSSESNRIGLRTEAGAPLIRSRGGELPSEGMVLGAVQVPPDGLPVVFLADHPVTGGYPVVGVVPPGPPLNAAAQARPGVGVRFVRG; from the coding sequence GTGAGCGGTGCTGCGCTGGAGGTGCTCCGGGCGGGGGCGCTGACCACCGTCCAGGACCTGGGGCGGCCCGGGTACGCGCATCTGGGGGTGCCCAGGTCCGGCGCGCTGGACACGGGGGCGCACGGCCTGGCCAACCGGCTGCTGGGCAACCCGCCGGAGGCTGCCGCGCTGGAGACCACCCTGGACGGGGTCGGCCTGCGGGCGCTGACGCCCGTGACCGTGGCGGTCACGGGCGCTCCCTGTGCGGTACGGGTGTCCGGCCGGGCGGTGGCCTGGGGAGCCCCGGTCCGGCTCCGGGCCGGGGCGGAGCTGGAGGTGGGCCGGGCGGAGTCGGGGGTGCGCAGCTACGTCGCGGTGCGGGGAGGCTTCGCCGTACCGCCGGTCCTGGGCAGTCGCTCGACGGACCTGCTGTCGGGGCTGGGGCCGGCCGTCCTGTCGGCCGGGACAAAGCTGCCGGTGGGTCCGCCCGGGCCGGATCCGGTCAGCGGGGCGGATGCGCTGCGGGTGCCGGGGGCGCCGACCGAGCTGGTGCTGCCGTTGCGGCTGGGGCCGCGGGCGGACTGGTTCGAGCCGGCTTCGCTCGCGGCCCTGTGGCGCGCGGAGTTCCGGGTCTCGTCGGAGTCGAACCGCATCGGACTGCGCACCGAGGCCGGGGCCCCGCTGATCCGCAGCCGCGGCGGTGAACTCCCGAGCGAGGGCATGGTGCTGGGCGCGGTCCAGGTCCCCCCGGACGGCCTGCCGGTGGTGTTCCTGGCCGACCACCCGGTGACGGGCGGCTACCCGGTCGTAGGCGTGGTCCCCCCGGGCCCACCCCTGAACGCAGCAGCCCAGGCCAGACCGGGGGTGGGGGTCAGGTTCGTGCGGGGGTAG
- a CDS encoding allophanate hydrolase subunit 1, with product MRPLVVGGEALLMELDSAAEVAALHAELLRRRDAGELGAVRDVVPAARTVLLDGVREPRALAERIARWEVPPLAEAEGPLVTVPVRYDGPDLAEAARLWGVAEREVAGIVGGTVFRVAFCGFAPGFGYLTGLPERYHLPRRATPRTAVPAGSLALAGEYAGVYPRSSPGGWQLIGSTDAVLWDPEREPAALFAPGVRVRFEEVAG from the coding sequence GTGAGGCCGCTGGTGGTGGGCGGTGAGGCGCTGCTGATGGAGCTGGACTCGGCGGCGGAGGTGGCCGCGCTCCACGCGGAGCTGCTGCGGCGGCGGGACGCGGGCGAGCTGGGAGCCGTACGGGACGTCGTGCCGGCCGCACGGACCGTGCTGCTGGACGGCGTGCGCGAGCCGCGTGCGCTGGCAGAACGGATCGCGCGCTGGGAGGTTCCGCCGCTCGCGGAGGCCGAGGGGCCCCTGGTCACCGTCCCGGTGCGGTACGACGGCCCGGACCTGGCGGAGGCGGCCCGGCTGTGGGGGGTCGCGGAGCGGGAGGTGGCGGGCATCGTCGGGGGGACGGTGTTCCGGGTGGCTTTCTGCGGGTTCGCCCCGGGATTCGGATACCTGACGGGGCTGCCGGAGCGCTACCACCTGCCGCGGCGGGCCACGCCCCGTACGGCCGTCCCGGCGGGCTCGCTGGCGCTGGCGGGCGAGTACGCGGGGGTGTACCCGCGCTCCTCCCCCGGCGGCTGGCAGCTGATCGGGAGCACGGACGCGGTGCTGTGGGATCCGGAGCGGGAACCGGCGGCACTGTTCGCGCCGGGGGTACGGGTGCGGTTCGAGGAGGTGGCGGGGTGA
- a CDS encoding LamB/YcsF family protein, which translates to MIDLNADLGEGFGRWTLTDDEALLSVVTSANVACGFHAGDPSIMRRVCELAAERGVRIGAQVSYRDLAGFGRRSMDVPAGELADEVAYQIGALEVFARAAGSRVSYVKPHGALYNRTVHDAGQAGAVVAGVRTAAGAGDLPVLGLPGSLLLAAAEAAGLTAVPEAFADRAYTPAGTLVPRSEPGAVLHDPDAVVARAVGMATEGAVTAADGSRVALEARSLCLHGDTPGAAQLALRVREALGAAGVRVEAFA; encoded by the coding sequence CTGATCGATCTCAACGCCGACCTCGGCGAGGGCTTCGGGCGCTGGACGCTGACCGACGACGAGGCCCTGCTGTCCGTCGTCACCAGCGCCAACGTGGCCTGCGGTTTCCACGCCGGGGACCCGTCCATCATGCGCCGGGTCTGCGAGCTGGCCGCGGAGCGGGGCGTACGGATCGGCGCGCAGGTCTCGTACCGGGATCTGGCGGGCTTCGGGCGGCGCTCCATGGACGTGCCCGCGGGCGAGCTGGCCGACGAGGTGGCGTACCAGATCGGGGCACTGGAGGTCTTCGCACGGGCGGCCGGCTCCCGGGTGTCGTACGTGAAACCGCACGGTGCGCTGTACAACCGCACGGTCCACGACGCCGGCCAGGCGGGCGCCGTCGTCGCCGGCGTGCGGACGGCCGCCGGGGCCGGCGACCTGCCGGTGCTCGGCCTGCCGGGCTCGCTGCTGCTGGCCGCCGCCGAGGCGGCGGGCCTCACGGCCGTACCGGAGGCGTTCGCCGACCGGGCGTACACGCCGGCCGGGACGCTGGTGCCGCGCAGCGAGCCGGGGGCGGTGCTGCACGACCCGGACGCCGTGGTCGCCCGCGCGGTCGGGATGGCGACCGAGGGCGCGGTGACGGCCGCCGACGGCTCCCGGGTGGCACTGGAGGCGCGCTCGCTGTGCCTGCACGGGGACACCCCGGGGGCGGCGCAGCTCGCCCTGCGGGTCCGCGAGGCGCTGGGCGCGGCCGGCGTCCGGGTGGAGGCCTTCGCGTGA
- a CDS encoding nitrate- and nitrite sensing domain-containing protein translates to MRFRGKSIRRKIVALLLVPLISLTALWGFATVITGRQAVQLLDVAYVIDKVGYPVEDVVRVIQKERRQTLVVLGDPRASTATAELAKRRAATDEIVDRIGRNAKDPEVADELAPAAAQRLDSILDAFHGIGALRRSVDQNTLDPSQALELYSRLVDPCYEFLMNLHALENVEMDKQGRALVGITRARETLSREDAVIAAALAARNVSAADIRHVSDLAANRTLLYEFNLAILPAGDRELFEQYWSNPETKPLRDAEERFLAGGPGKNPRITAAQWDEAANKVLDDLAAMGTAAGDRYQKRVEPVAMDVLVQAAIAGILGFIALVVSVVLSVRIGRDLVRDLSRLRKEAHEVSGVRLPAVMRRLAAGEHVDIETEAPRLEYEKDEVGQVGQALNTLQRAAVEAAVKQAELRRGVSEVFVNLARRNQVLLHRQLTLLDTMERRTEDAEELADLFRLDHMTTRMRRHAEGLVILSGAAPSRQWRKPVQLMDVVRAAVAEVEDYERIEVRRLPRLGIAGPAVADVTHLVAELLENATVFSPPHTAVQVHGERVANGFTLEIHDRGLGMNPEALLDANLRLAETPEFELSDTDRLGLFVVSRLAQRHGVKVVLQPSPYGGTTAVVFLPAALLTEAPETNGTGLRLGDGRGGRANGPGRPAPAAVERTPAGRPPAAPELRGPVELEAPLGVLGLDGLDDPAALDEVTTGITGITGAGGRPAMATLDDETPPNGTPRSALLGLRPADRPHTDRKGDRDREQQAPTGPVRLDSHRPEAIRGARPEAPRSAGAVPLPRRRPTPTLVAEHGRRIEPRPVSAVPQPAPDPEAGARPGAARPGSAPAKGSGGLPKRVRQASLAPQLKNSPAPAPAEAAADPVVHRDADDVRTRMTALQRGWTAGRKQQAQQQSGTGAGTSAATGPGSENEGDGR, encoded by the coding sequence ATGCGCTTTCGCGGGAAGTCCATCCGCCGGAAGATCGTGGCGTTGCTCCTTGTGCCGCTCATCTCCCTCACCGCCCTCTGGGGCTTCGCCACCGTGATCACCGGCCGCCAGGCCGTCCAGCTCCTCGACGTCGCCTACGTCATCGACAAGGTCGGCTACCCCGTCGAGGACGTCGTCCGCGTCATCCAGAAGGAACGCCGCCAGACCCTCGTCGTCCTCGGCGACCCCCGCGCCTCCACCGCCACCGCCGAACTCGCCAAGCGCCGCGCCGCCACCGACGAGATCGTCGACCGGATCGGCCGCAACGCCAAGGACCCCGAGGTCGCCGACGAGCTGGCCCCGGCGGCCGCCCAGCGCCTCGACTCCATCCTCGACGCCTTCCACGGCATCGGCGCACTGCGCCGCTCCGTCGACCAGAACACCCTCGACCCCAGTCAGGCGCTGGAGCTCTACAGCAGGCTCGTCGACCCCTGCTACGAGTTCCTCATGAACCTCCACGCGCTCGAGAACGTGGAAATGGACAAGCAGGGCCGCGCCCTCGTCGGCATCACCCGCGCCCGCGAGACGCTCTCCCGCGAGGACGCGGTCATCGCCGCCGCCCTCGCCGCCCGCAACGTCAGCGCCGCGGACATCCGGCACGTCTCCGACCTCGCCGCCAACCGCACCCTGCTCTACGAGTTCAACCTCGCGATCCTCCCGGCCGGCGACCGCGAGCTGTTCGAGCAGTACTGGAGCAATCCCGAGACCAAGCCGCTGCGCGACGCCGAGGAGCGGTTCCTCGCCGGCGGCCCCGGCAAGAACCCGCGCATCACCGCCGCCCAGTGGGACGAGGCAGCGAACAAGGTCCTCGACGACCTCGCCGCGATGGGCACCGCCGCCGGCGACCGCTACCAGAAGCGCGTCGAACCCGTCGCCATGGACGTCCTCGTCCAGGCGGCCATCGCCGGCATCCTCGGCTTCATCGCCCTCGTCGTCTCCGTCGTCCTCTCCGTGCGCATCGGCCGCGACCTCGTCCGCGACCTGTCCCGGCTCCGCAAGGAGGCCCACGAGGTCTCCGGCGTCCGGCTGCCCGCCGTGATGCGCCGCCTCGCCGCCGGCGAACACGTGGACATCGAGACCGAGGCCCCGCGCCTGGAGTACGAGAAGGACGAGGTCGGCCAGGTCGGCCAGGCCCTCAACACCCTCCAGCGCGCCGCCGTCGAGGCCGCCGTCAAGCAGGCCGAGCTCCGCCGGGGCGTCTCCGAGGTGTTCGTCAACCTCGCCCGCCGCAACCAGGTCCTGCTGCACCGCCAGCTGACCCTGCTCGACACCATGGAGCGCCGCACCGAGGACGCCGAGGAACTCGCCGACCTCTTCCGCCTCGACCACATGACCACCCGCATGCGCCGCCACGCCGAGGGCCTCGTGATCCTCTCCGGCGCAGCCCCCTCCCGCCAGTGGCGCAAGCCCGTCCAGCTCATGGACGTCGTCCGGGCCGCCGTCGCCGAGGTCGAGGACTACGAGCGCATCGAGGTACGCCGGCTGCCGCGGCTCGGCATAGCCGGCCCCGCCGTCGCCGACGTCACCCACCTCGTCGCCGAACTCCTCGAGAACGCCACCGTGTTCTCCCCGCCGCACACCGCCGTCCAGGTGCACGGCGAGCGCGTCGCCAACGGATTCACCCTCGAGATCCACGACCGCGGCCTCGGCATGAACCCCGAGGCGCTGCTCGACGCGAACCTCCGGCTCGCCGAGACCCCCGAGTTCGAGCTCTCCGACACCGACCGCCTCGGTCTGTTCGTCGTCAGCCGCCTCGCGCAGCGCCACGGCGTCAAGGTCGTCCTCCAGCCCAGCCCGTACGGCGGCACCACCGCCGTGGTGTTCCTCCCGGCGGCCCTGCTCACCGAGGCCCCCGAGACGAACGGCACCGGCCTGCGCCTCGGCGACGGCAGGGGAGGCCGGGCGAACGGCCCCGGCCGGCCCGCCCCGGCCGCCGTGGAGCGCACCCCGGCCGGCCGCCCGCCGGCCGCCCCCGAACTGCGCGGCCCCGTCGAACTGGAGGCCCCGCTCGGAGTGCTCGGGCTGGACGGCCTCGACGACCCGGCCGCCCTGGACGAGGTCACCACCGGGATCACCGGGATCACCGGCGCCGGCGGCCGCCCCGCCATGGCCACGCTCGACGACGAGACCCCGCCGAACGGCACCCCGCGCAGCGCCCTCCTGGGCCTGCGCCCGGCGGACCGGCCGCACACCGACCGCAAGGGCGACCGCGACCGGGAGCAGCAGGCCCCCACCGGCCCGGTCCGCCTCGACAGCCACCGGCCCGAGGCGATCCGCGGTGCCCGCCCCGAAGCGCCCCGGTCCGCGGGTGCCGTTCCCCTCCCGCGCCGCAGGCCCACCCCGACGCTGGTCGCCGAGCACGGCCGCCGCATCGAGCCCCGCCCGGTGTCCGCGGTCCCGCAGCCCGCACCGGACCCGGAGGCCGGCGCCCGCCCCGGCGCCGCCCGGCCCGGCAGCGCCCCCGCCAAGGGCTCCGGCGGGCTGCCCAAGCGCGTCCGCCAGGCCAGCCTCGCGCCCCAGCTGAAGAACTCCCCGGCCCCCGCACCCGCCGAAGCCGCCGCGGACCCGGTGGTCCACCGCGACGCGGACGACGTACGTACGCGCATGACCGCACTCCAGCGCGGCTGGACGGCGGGCCGCAAGCAGCAGGCACAGCAGCAGTCCGGGACCGGGGCAGGCACTTCCGCCGCCACCGGTCCCGGATCCGAGAACGAGGGGGACGGTCGATGA
- a CDS encoding roadblock/LC7 domain-containing protein, translated as MTAPQTGNDTRGRGSGPLNWLLDELVDRVGSIRKAVVLSGDGLPTGSSKDLTREDSEHLAAVASGFHSLAKGVGRHFESGSVRQTVVELDEAFLFVMAAGDGSCLAVLSDADSDVGQVAYEMTLMVKRVGDHLATAPRSGLPAGG; from the coding sequence ATGACCGCACCGCAGACCGGCAACGACACCCGGGGCCGCGGCTCCGGTCCGCTCAACTGGCTCCTCGACGAGCTCGTCGACCGGGTCGGCAGCATCCGCAAGGCGGTGGTCCTCTCCGGCGACGGCCTGCCCACCGGCAGCTCCAAGGACCTGACCCGCGAGGACAGCGAGCACCTGGCCGCCGTGGCCTCCGGCTTCCACAGCCTCGCCAAGGGAGTCGGCCGCCACTTCGAGTCCGGCAGTGTCCGCCAGACCGTCGTCGAGCTGGACGAGGCCTTCCTCTTCGTCATGGCCGCCGGCGACGGCAGCTGCCTCGCCGTGCTCTCCGACGCCGACTCCGACGTCGGGCAGGTCGCGTACGAGATGACCTTGATGGTCAAGCGGGTAGGCGACCACCTGGCGACCGCTCCCCGCTCCGGGCTGCCAGCCGGAGGGTGA
- a CDS encoding DUF742 domain-containing protein — MSDPGQNRPDHRPDHRPDHLAGAPGTPGAPQEPAHPHWFDDEAGPVVRPYAMTRGRTSHAGQHRLDLIALVVAEPAADDPVWDMTLSPEHAHILGLCRERPQSVAELAAELDLAVGVVRVLIGDLVDEELVHVTRPVPPAELPDESILREVIDGLRAL, encoded by the coding sequence ATGAGCGATCCAGGCCAGAACCGCCCGGACCACCGCCCGGACCACCGCCCGGACCACCTGGCGGGCGCCCCCGGCACACCCGGGGCACCGCAGGAACCCGCCCACCCGCACTGGTTCGACGACGAAGCGGGTCCCGTCGTCCGCCCGTACGCCATGACCCGCGGCCGGACCAGCCACGCCGGCCAGCACCGGCTCGACCTGATCGCGCTCGTCGTCGCCGAACCGGCGGCCGACGATCCGGTCTGGGACATGACCCTGTCCCCGGAGCACGCCCACATCCTCGGGCTGTGCCGGGAGCGCCCGCAGTCGGTCGCCGAGCTCGCGGCCGAACTCGACCTCGCGGTCGGGGTCGTACGGGTCCTGATCGGGGACCTGGTCGACGAGGAACTGGTCCACGTGACCCGGCCGGTACCGCCGGCCGAACTGCCCGATGAATCCATTCTGCGTGAGGTGATCGATGGCCTTCGGGCGCTCTAG